The DNA segment TGGGAACGATCTCAAGGAGGTCAAAGGAATTACAAAATTAGGGATGGAAGGAAATAACAGACGTCTGCTTTCAGCTGATAGATACGATGAATCAAACCACAATTACAAACAACATGACAATAGCGACAAAATATACCGAAACCGTCCTAGTAGCCCATCAGAAACCCGGACTAACGTAAACAGCGGTTCAGTCCCAAAAGCTCAGGACATTAAAGGCATCAACCATTCATCCATTGCTGAGAAAACTGAACAGGAAGAAGGAAGAAACAAAGCTATCCAGCAACAAATCCAACCTGAAGCCAAGAACAACGCTAACATGAAAGACGGCATCAATCGTGCAGCTGTTAACAGCATGAAAGTTTCTTTCGACTTCAGGAACAATGAAATGCAAGAAATCAACTCACCAGCAAGACCTATGAGTGGGAGAGATTCAAAAAAACGAATATTACTTAATAATCTATGGCGCCCAACAAGCGAAGCTTCGAGCAGAGCAAGGTTAGAAAACATTCCTTCACCACCTTTAATAGCAAAATCTCCTGTTCCCAACAGCGTACCACAATTTTTCCCGCTAACGGTAAAACTTGGATTCGGAAAACCATCGAAAGGATTTGTCAGGTATAAAAACAACGACTTGTAATTTTAAACCTTGCAAAATATAAGTCATGTTGCAAAAGCTAAACCGGGTAAAGCCACATCATAgcattgaaaaaatgttgtccTTATAAATGTCAACTTTCGAACTTAACTTCATTTCTCAATGAGGTCATAAGTTTGTGATCTCATTTCCGTTTAGTGCCGGGGCTCGACCGAAAACATCAACAACCAATCAGCGAAGATCATATTCACTTACGTCCAACCAACGCAACAGACCAGCAACAAGAGATGGTCAAAACGTTTTGACGCCAGCAGTGTTTGAATCTAACAGAACCGGTGAAAAAATTACTCAGTTAGCCATTAACCGTTAGTATTATCATGCTGTATTGTTTCGCACGTTCACAGTCAACTCACATAGTTAAGCggatttttaacaaaacccATCACAAAACGTCATCCCTCGTGGTGGTCGGCAAAAAGCTTGACTTTGGTTTGCAAAGTATAGACATAAAATGGCGTAGAAACGTTCTTTGGAATCAACAAGTATATCTGCAACGCAGTTAAATGAAcatgaacaaaatataaaatgaataaataaaaaaaacataaaagtgAACAGATCCGGTCAATGTCTACGTTTCTCAAGATGCTAAGATTGTATTGAAATACTTAACAAAAACTCAAACCCTCCATCattcttttaatcttttttccttttcttaGAACCTTTGCAGAAAACTGTAGATGCAAGCCAGGCCAGTATCTCAAGCACACAGAGGAGACGATCCAGCATAAAATTAACGCGTTCCAAATCCATCCAGCCGGGAATGTCTGCTGGCACGCGACTGTCTATAATTAAGAAGCAACTGAATGTCCAAgaaaaagaatacaaaatgGTGATGCGGGGGAGAAGACAGTTAGAGGAGAACGATATCGTGACTACAAAAGTCTGGGAATTTATCGGGAGACGACCGGTCAGCGTTTCAGGTCCTGGTAGCAGATATGCGAACGCCAGAGCAAGACGCTCGACGATAAGCGACGTTTTAAGCGCGAAAGAAAATTCGTTTTTGTTAAGCAAGATAGCAGAGATGTCGAGGCCACCAAACCATTCTATATGAAACGATTGTTCTGACAAACAATGTCGTTTTGTCTCGCGAAGAATCATCAAGCAACGAGTGTGTGACATTTTGCTGCACGTGTTTTATTGCTGCATATAAGTTTCAAACCTTATAGCCCAAAGCAACTACCATTacttacaacaaatttaataaCAGCAAAAGAAATGGCTTCTACTTGATATGAAAGTGGCATTGTCTACCAAAGTTTAGTTTGAACAAAATCTAACTTGTGCTTTGTTTGTACTGTTTGCTCGCCTCAATATAATTTAATCTCGTTGCctcttcaaacttttttctttattttgtaatcGCTGTGTAAactaaattatttcaattacaGTATGCTTTGCTTAAGCTATAATTCATTGAAACTTATCATAGCCGGACcagttgtttaaaataaaagtaatttaaatCAATAGTCAGAACCCGCAACAAGGaatttaaatctttttattatttttagttgtataacaaattttaataagGGCAAATACATAGATTGCTTATGTATCCTGAAAGTTTTGTAGTCCTTGTAGGCGaatacatttcaaaattatattcTCAGCGTGCGCCATATCATGTTTGAGATTAATTTAATCAACAGACCACAGATAGTAAAACAGCCATTTTTTCACAGTATCAACAAGATTTCATCTAACAGGTAACAAATCACGAGATTTTCAACGCAGTTTTGACTGTGGCGTTAGTCCGTTGAGAGTCATAACGTCCGCCAGATTTCGCCGTGCGCGCCCTCGTTTCCGCCATTCTTCGTTGGCCCATTTCCAACTGTCGCCACCTAGTGGTTTCCAGTTCTTTCTTTTGTCTGCATATTAACAAGGATAACATTAAAAATTGTTACCGCAGGCTTTACCGCAGGTGTTGTTACCGTTACCATTATAATTATCAgcacaaaaatttttcagcaaacacaataaagCATTAGCTACTGTCGTATCGAAACAGCTTATCTTAGCCGAGGAATGTATAAGTGACTATTATAAAGATTTCACCGAATGAGTCCCTTCGTCCTAATAGCGGATTGTTTGTTCGGTTTGATCGACATTTCCTTGCTCCGTCTTAATCTTTCTTCTTTCTTCCGATCCAGTTCCTCCTGAAGAGCCTGCAACTTCTTATCTTCCTTCagtttcttttcttttacttGGCGTAGGCGCTCTTGCTCTTCAGTGctgtaaaaaatgttaagatttGTCTAGGTCAGAACCGCATGCAATTGCTATTAGTAATACGCTTTTTAAGTTTAGTTACGGAAAATTATTGGAAAATTCGAATACAAGTTTATGTAATTTGCAACCTTCAACAAGTGTTATAAACAGTTACTCATATGAAGGTAAAAGAAGAGAAAACGACGGAGTAAGTGTCTTTTATCAAAGACACTCGAATGATTCAATTACATCCGAGTAGTAATATGTTTATATTCCTATGAAGAATTACAGCGCAATGCAGCAAGACAAGTCGAAAATTTAATGCATCAAGATAGTTTTACAGAGAAGAACTGTCCTAGTCAGCGAGAGAGTAAGCTGGACCTAAGACCGGATACTCTTTCAAAATGGGAAGTGGGTTTTCGAAGAGTACTAAACTACTTAAGACGTGATACTCATAATTTATTCGAGTAAAGAAGGTTATTATACACTGTTGTACATGTTACAAAGTAGAGATAAACACAACGTATTTATACCAAACGAGTAAAACTAAATACTGACCGGAAAGTGGCAGCTTTGCTTAATTCATTTCGATGAGTTGTAATTCGAGCCAAGGTCTCCATTAAGGCTTCGTTTTTGGCTTGCTTTTCCTTCAGGATTGTATCCCGTTTTTCTTCCTCTTCACGTAGTTCAGTTTCTCGGAGCAGGCTCAATCTCTCATGTAGTTCGGCAATCGACATCTCAGATAGAAGTTCATGTCCAGCAGTTGATGTGAAGTCAACTAACTTTTGCCTGTATtagttttaataataattaattaattcatCGCAGAAAAAATCGAAAGCATTGAAACGTTAAAACATTGAGGAAACAGAAGAAGGTTAAAAGATGACCTTACAAGAATGGTCTCGAATTATATTCTAAAATGTTAGTTATTTTATCTGTGCATGTATCAATAAGATATTGTGAAGTGTTACAACGATAAAATACGGAGAAAAATGATTTGAGCGTAATGCGAAAAACAAACCAGACCCAAAACACTGGACGCTTCCTCGAACTCATTTATTAGGCCAGTGTTTCAATATTCACTGCAATCATTTTTCTCCATCGTTTTGGCTTTATGGATTGTTCTGCAATaagatattattatttataagttTATCTCACCGTATAATTGGAATAGACTCCATGGCACGGATCTGCTGAATAAGCTGGGATTTTCTTCTCATGTCTTCCTCCGCTTCTTCTAGTGCTCTCTTCATCATCTCACGACTTTCTGCGTTAACTTCCTGAACTACCAAAAATAGATACAATCCCTTTTAACCATTTACAGATATAGCAAGAAGGTGAAAAgtttcaaaagtttaaaaattttgacaactgCCAATGCCCGAAAATTTGATCAAGAAAAAGTAAATATACTGAGGTCTAACCTATTTTGCGTTTatattcttttaattttatttgggCTTCTTGGGTGTTTTGATGTCCTTCCGTGATCTGCTCAACAAGTTGCCTCATTTGTTTTTCCTCATCCAGTCTCATAGTGAGATATTCTTGCATCATTTTAGCCGTTTCAAACTTTAGTTGTGACACCTGAGTAATGCATGAGTATATTGTGTAAAGAACTTGGTACTTACCAACATAATAGCAGGCAGTGACAAATACTGAAAAACGTAAACAAATAGGCAAAACAAACACGCCAAATTTCGTAAAATAAAAAGCTATGCGGTACCATTTCCTTGTTTGCTTGCACTTGGTTTTGTCTAGCTAAGATTGCTTCTTCATGACTGAGTTTACCCATAACCCTTCGTTGCTCAGATTCAGCCATTTTCTCATCCTCATCTTTTTGTCGCATCGTGCTTTGCCATTCCAGAAAGTCAGACGCATCTTTTGCACCAGATAATAAGTTGTCCAGCCTTTTGTATTGACAGTAAAACATTGGTTAATTTATGTTATAAAGTACATGTACGCCATGGTGGTACAAGTATCAAgtgaaataattacaaaataatcttTGCCTCAACTTGTCTGAGattcaaaattaaacatgacttttaaatttaaaaaaaaaactgaaaggTCAACGAAAGGTGCGCTATAAAAGAATTTACTTTTGTAGctcttgtttttctttcttttgaaaaagtGATCCTTCTCTTAAAATGGCAGCAGCGTTCATCTTAATCGGGCGATTTTCTTTCTGCAAAGTCATATCATTTAcatagaaaataaataaaagaaaacttttgtgATAAAGTATATGCTATGAAAGTCTGCTTTAAAATCAAAGCCAATGTGATTAAACATTACTTTGAGCTATTAAGGTTGGTATAATTGATATCTGTGAACAGAAGTTTTGCAGAAACCAGTTAAGTTACTTTTAATTATCcagaattttaatttaaactaaGTTAAGTTTACGAGCTTACTGTACTACATTTTTGTGCGAGTTAATCAAAGCTTACAATGTGTGGAGGAACTTGGCGCATGTGCTTCTGGTTAAAATTAAGCTTTTTACATTCATCATCAATAATTTCCTGCGTAATTGCCtgtgaattaaaaacaaatttaagttAGCCAAAAACATTCACAACACAAAAACACTGCTGGTGGGCAAAAGACCAATGAACATGGTCTTGGACCATGAACATGCATACTTTAGTTTTCAACGATTTTTCTGGGTGAGCGCAAACAAACTGATCTTCATTTGCTTGAAAAAGCTTCTGCTCTGCTTTTCTttggtttgtttcttttgctttttgaatTATTTCCATTTCTCGTGGTTTTCTGTAATGTTCAGGCaataaacataaaagaaaGCTGATAAGTTAAATTACAATGTAATGTAATTTAACACAACTGGCATATATCATCATTTTCGGTAACATACATTATTCACATAAACTCTTTTTTTAAAAGCCTGTCCCTTTTTCTAAAAGATAGTGTTGAAAATGGTTGGAATTATGGCCCTTGTTATGATGCTTTGCAGGTCCACAACGTAacaaaaattgatattttttaatttcagtaTCTTTAAAAAATGAGAGCTTGTCGTACTCAAATATATGCTTTGGAACTGGCTGATGTTTCTTCACTGTGGGAATTTTTTCAGGTATGGGAATAGATCTTGGCTTTGGTTTTGTCAAGTTGAAAGAGTGAGGCCTGGTAGATGTTTTGGGACTTggctttgttaaaattttgttatttatgacATCTTCAAGTCCAAACACAGTTAAATCTAAATCTTCTTTCCAcctaaagcaaaaaatatctTATGTAAACATTTGCAAGGGTTTCAGtgaaaatttgcacaaaatgtttgtttcaagttactgtttaattattattgaacCATTAGCCATTGtctcagttttaattttaaaaatatctttatttgtttaatgttAAGACTTATACCGTAGTAAAGGCTTCATTATTTCTTCTTCAACAAATAAACTATCATATTGTTTACACCACTCGTCTCGGATCCATGTAGTTAAGTTTTGATCATccatgaaaaagtttaagaatcTGTTTCAAAATGGAAAAACTGatttaaaaacttaacaaCAATTAGCTTTACATTTACTTTGCACTATCATGTGAAAAATTTATGAGCTTTAGAATCAAACTTGATTTCAAAATGACGTATTTCtacatgaaattttttttctaattcaTTATAATAAGTACCGTGTAAGCTGCAGAAACAAAGTTATAAGAATGCCACTCACCtgtacattttatttacatcTTGTgtgttaataaatttattcaaatttgaaattcCCAGCTCATCAAGTCTGAACATGATCATGTAGCAAagaattttgtataaattcGTGTCTACCCGCAGACAATTTTTGCCTATAAATATATTCAGATTAAAAACAAGCGAAAAAGTTAAATTAGTTGTAAAGTTATGTTCCAAGCAAGTCCCTGTGCTGTGCGGAACtctttcaataaaataattttgaaaacaaacttttaagacaacttttttaaccaaaattaaaaatctatGTATTCGACCTTTTGTTGCATAGAATCCCCCAACTACAACATTCAGCAATTTGGTGTATTGAATGCAGCCAGAAAAGATTTCAACAATAAATGTATGATCGCCATCATCTAATCCCTGTAGGTATTAAGTATGATTGAAATAACACTAACCAAGCATGCACACCAATACGAAACACCATATATAATTCTATGTTGGAGctttttggtttaaatttaGAAAGTTCTTATTTCTAAGCTCTATGGtaccttttgtttttttagataAACTTTGATATGTTCTTCCACACTTTGGTTTTCACTGCTAAAGCAGTTCATTGCTTGAATACATATTTCCAGTAAATCTTTATATTGCAACATAGCCGATTATATCACAATAATTTAGTTACAAGGTTGAAATGTTGTCTTAATCTGAAAAAAAGTtaactaaaatgttttaaacaatatGTTTAAATTGCTAACCGAGTATTGACATGGGCCTGTTCACAGTAAATATTCAATGGAGTATGATTACAATACCACTGACCTCTGAGCTATTATTATTGCAATTTAACACTATAGCTTCATTCAGAAAGTTATAAGGGCAAATGCTGCCAGAAATTTTGCTTGACCGGCAACATACTaaacaataaagttttataattGTTATCTGGTATTTATTTAGCTATTATTACAGCATCAGCAATTTTCAATAGAAAAACAAATGAGAATCCAGTTCGCAGGAAAGATTTAGGAATTCTAAACATCATATTACTTGTGCAAAACAGTCCCAAGAGACAATTGCAGTTGTGCAAAAATTCTGGATGCAAATTTTAACACCTAAACAGCCTGACTGGAAAATATCGCAGTTTTCGATGAAAAATCATGCATGCAAAGATGCCCTGCaggaaagtttgctttaagTATGCCGGATAAATGCACCAATAAttgaaatgtcaaaattttcactaCATCAACATAATACATAAACTATAGAATGTAGAGCAAAACGACAATTCTGTGTTAGAAAATTGGCATAAGCCAACTTTcatga comes from the Clavelina lepadiformis chromosome 5, kaClaLepa1.1, whole genome shotgun sequence genome and includes:
- the LOC143460705 gene encoding uncharacterized protein LOC143460705; translated protein: MTVDKLYKVVTVNQALENLLQKDMRQLEVKQRRYLQNVTRLEKDMKQELKKKVDEKFKLKLESQVLRQDYKALAEKFGLKLTSEVTQGETDIQSSLQAALYTDGLLHGAGVQNRYNRQKDLCKRQKPKLLQRKDSSFMFTDSRRNSRSGGNDLKEVKGITKLGMEGNNRRLLSADRYDESNHNYKQHDNSDKIYRNRPSSPSETRTNVNSGSVPKAQDIKGINHSSIAEKTEQEEGRNKAIQQQIQPEAKNNANMKDGINRAAVNSMKVSFDFRNNEMQEINSPARPMSGRDSKKRILLNNLWRPTSEASSRARLENIPSPPLIAKSPVPNSVPQFFPLTVKLGFGKPSKGFVSAGARPKTSTTNQRRSYSLTSNQRNRPATRDGQNVLTPAVFESNRTEPLQKTVDASQASISSTQRRRSSIKLTRSKSIQPGMSAGTRLSIIKKQLNVQEKEYKMVMRGRRQLEENDIVTTKVWEFIGRRPVSVSGPGSRYANARARRSTISDVLSAKENSFLLSKIAEMSRPPNHSI
- the LOC143460704 gene encoding cilia- and flagella-associated protein 99-like; translation: MLQYKDLLEICIQAMNCFSSENQSVEEHIKVYLKKQKGLDDGDHTFIVEIFSGCIQYTKLLNVVVGGFYATKGKNCLRVDTNLYKILCYMIMFRLDELGISNLNKFINTQDVNKMYRFLNFFMDDQNLTTWIRDEWCKQYDSLFVEEEIMKPLLRWKEDLDLTVFGLEDVINNKILTKPSPKTSTRPHSFNLTKPKPRSIPIPEKIPTVKKHQPVPKHIFEKPREMEIIQKAKETNQRKAEQKLFQANEDQFVCAHPEKSLKTKAITQEIIDDECKKLNFNQKHMRQVPPHIKENRPIKMNAAAILREGSLFQKKEKQELQKLDNLLSGAKDASDFLEWQSTMRQKDEDEKMAESEQRRVMGKLSHEEAILARQNQVQANKEMVSQLKFETAKMMQEYLTMRLDEEKQMRQLVEQITEGHQNTQEAQIKLKEYKRKIVQEVNAESREMMKRALEEAEEDMRRKSQLIQQIRAMESIPIIRQKLVDFTSTAGHELLSEMSIAELHERLSLLRETELREEEEKRDTILKEKQAKNEALMETLARITTHRNELSKAATFRTEEQERLRQVKEKKLKEDKKLQALQEELDRKKEERLRRSKEMSIKPNKQSAIRTKGLIRQKKELETTRWRQLEMGQRRMAETRARTAKSGGRYDSQRTNATVKTALKIS